In Halanaerobium praevalens DSM 2228, the DNA window GTTCTAGAAAAAAAGACCAATATTCGATCAAATAATTTAGCTAATGTTAATACTAATGGTTTTAAAAAATCAGAAGCTATAACGGCTTCATTCCCAGAAATGCTTTTGAGTAAGATTGAAGCGGATAAAGCAGATCAGCAAATAGGGTCACTAGCAACTGGTGCTTATCTAGAAAGAAGTTTTAAAGATATGAGCCAAGGTGACTTTAAAAGAACTGATAATGCACTTGATTTTGCTATTGAAGGCTCAGGCTTTTTTGTGATTGAAACTGAAAATGGTGAAAAATATAGTAGAGATGGTAATTTCACTATAAATGCAGATTCTGAATTAATTACTCAAAGTGGAAATAATGTTTTAGATAGTAATGGGAATAGAATTCAAATTATACCTGATCAAGATTTTAGGGTTAGTGCAGAGGGTCAAATAACTTTCAATAATGGTTTGCAGGGAGCTCAAATTGGTTTAGTTGATTTTGAGAATGAAGCTGAATTAGCTCAAACAGGTGATAATCTTTATGAGCTTCAGGGAGAAACAGAACCAATTGCAAGTCAAGCAGGTATTGCTCAAGGCTATGTAGAAGGTTCTAATGTTCAGATTGTAGAAGAAATGGCTAAGATGATTAAGACTACTCGTCATTATGAATCAAACCAAAAAGTAATTAGTAGTATTGATGAGTCATTAAACAAAGTAATTAATGAAGTAGGGAGAGCATAATTTTTTAATTGGGCTGGACCTTTACAGGAAGCCTTACTGTTGTGGATTGAAAGAAACAGCAGTTTAATTAAAATGATTATTTTAACTCTTTATTTCCAAAAAAAATAATTGAGGTGGAAAAAAATGATAAGTGCACTATGGACTTCAGCAACTGGCATGAATTCACAACAGACAAATATTGATGTAATTTCTAATAACTTGGCTAATGTTAATACAAGTGGTTTTAAAAAATCAAAAATAAATTTTGCAGATTTAATTTATACC includes these proteins:
- the flgF gene encoding flagellar basal-body rod protein FlgF, with the translated sequence MIRGLYTAASSMGVLEKKTNIRSNNLANVNTNGFKKSEAITASFPEMLLSKIEADKADQQIGSLATGAYLERSFKDMSQGDFKRTDNALDFAIEGSGFFVIETENGEKYSRDGNFTINADSELITQSGNNVLDSNGNRIQIIPDQDFRVSAEGQITFNNGLQGAQIGLVDFENEAELAQTGDNLYELQGETEPIASQAGIAQGYVEGSNVQIVEEMAKMIKTTRHYESNQKVISSIDESLNKVINEVGRA